In Microvenator marinus, one genomic interval encodes:
- a CDS encoding histidine triad nucleotide-binding protein, whose protein sequence is MSENNTIFGKIIRGELPADVVHEDDHVMAFRDINPAAPTHILVIPKRYIVNTLTADSDDKELLGHLVLACAEVARKEGLDGYRLVINNGESAGQTVFHLHAHVIGGRSLSWPPG, encoded by the coding sequence ATGTCAGAAAACAACACCATCTTCGGCAAGATCATTCGTGGTGAGCTGCCGGCCGATGTCGTTCACGAAGACGACCACGTCATGGCGTTCCGAGACATCAATCCCGCGGCCCCTACACATATCTTGGTGATCCCCAAGAGATACATCGTGAACACCCTCACAGCCGACTCTGATGACAAAGAACTGCTGGGTCACCTTGTGCTCGCCTGTGCAGAAGTCGCGCGAAAAGAAGGCCTAGACGGCTACAGACTGGTCATCAATAACGGTGAAAGCGCCGGGCAAACCGTGTTTCATCTGCACGCGCACGTTATTGGGGGCCGCTCCCTTTCATGGCCTCCAGGCTAG
- a CDS encoding decaprenyl-phosphate phosphoribosyltransferase: MSTPASTPRAIIRTLRPHQWIKNLFVLAPLFFSKAFVDIGLTLQALLAALLFSLVAGAVYTMNDLFDVEKDRRHPVKKFRPIAAGDLSVGFARVLSGVLGPGSVILGFVLDWRVGAILGAYLVMNLAYSFKLKHVPYLDVSIIAIGFVMRVMAGAWAIDVLMSNWLIICTFLLAIYLALGKRMNELKLVESGRAEEVRKVLKHYNSEHLNFAVLFVSGLTIASYTIYTLSSSLPDQPLRSVYTPFHSPYLPLTIPFTVLGITRFYLLLSKDTDESPTELILRDIPFVANLVVWGGVMTVLYFL, from the coding sequence ATGAGTACACCTGCTTCCACACCACGCGCGATTATCCGGACTCTTCGGCCACACCAGTGGATCAAGAACCTCTTCGTGCTCGCGCCTTTGTTTTTTTCCAAGGCGTTTGTCGATATTGGGTTGACCCTTCAGGCGCTTTTGGCGGCGCTGCTTTTTTCATTGGTGGCGGGCGCGGTCTACACCATGAACGATCTCTTCGACGTGGAGAAGGACAGGCGTCATCCGGTCAAGAAGTTCCGTCCGATCGCGGCTGGCGACCTGAGCGTGGGTTTTGCGCGCGTGCTTTCGGGTGTTCTGGGCCCTGGTTCAGTGATTTTGGGGTTTGTGTTGGATTGGAGGGTTGGGGCGATTCTCGGTGCGTACTTGGTGATGAATCTGGCGTATTCGTTCAAGCTCAAGCACGTGCCCTATCTGGATGTGTCGATCATCGCGATAGGCTTTGTGATGCGTGTGATGGCCGGCGCTTGGGCCATCGATGTTCTGATGTCGAATTGGCTCATCATCTGTACCTTCCTGCTGGCCATCTATCTCGCGCTCGGCAAACGAATGAACGAGCTCAAGCTCGTGGAGTCTGGGCGTGCAGAGGAGGTCCGGAAGGTCCTCAAGCATTATAATTCGGAGCATTTGAACTTTGCGGTGCTCTTTGTCTCGGGTCTAACCATTGCGAGTTATACGATTTACACGCTGAGTTCCTCGTTGCCCGATCAGCCGTTGCGCTCAGTGTACACGCCGTTTCATAGCCCGTACTTACCCCTGACCATTCCGTTTACGGTGCTTGGAATCACGCGCTTCTACCTGCTTCTCTCGAAGGATACAGATGAAAGTCCGACGGAGCTGATTTTGCGAGACATCCCATTTGTGGCGAATTTGGTAGTCTGGGGTGGTGTAATGACGGTACTTTATTTTCTTTAG
- a CDS encoding Flp family type IVb pilin codes for MDLKNLLIAFHSDEDGATATEYIILLILIACFVIAIVKLFGNTVSEKFNDANDAVVSEVTF; via the coding sequence ATGGACCTCAAAAACTTGCTTATCGCATTTCACTCGGACGAAGACGGAGCAACAGCAACTGAGTACATCATTCTACTCATCCTCATCGCTTGCTTCGTGATCGCTATCGTCAAACTCTTCGGTAACACTGTCTCCGAAAAGTTCAACGACGCTAACGACGCCGTTGTGAGCGAAGTGACCTTCTAA
- a CDS encoding polyhydroxyalkanoate synthesis regulator DNA-binding domain-containing protein — MTKIIKRYSNRKLYDTERSTYITLEEIRDMVRDGEDIRIIDNSTKEDLTNVTLAQIIFEQEKAHKRLLPLASLRYIIQQSGEDIFQKIQNPVSQFKDEVKRKTDALEESGKAVKDFIESTQRSLDEMQNRMDERFKDAVDQLTHIPQMRREVQELEQRVKHLEKMVQRLEGNLRDGQPVRHVTANDPFKDLP, encoded by the coding sequence ATGACAAAAATCATCAAACGATATTCGAATCGTAAACTCTACGACACCGAACGCAGTACCTACATCACCCTTGAGGAGATTAGGGACATGGTGCGTGACGGCGAGGATATTCGGATTATCGATAACTCGACGAAAGAGGATCTGACGAACGTCACGCTGGCCCAGATTATCTTTGAGCAGGAAAAGGCGCATAAACGCCTGCTTCCGCTGGCATCATTACGATACATCATTCAGCAGTCCGGCGAGGATATCTTCCAGAAGATTCAGAATCCGGTAAGCCAGTTTAAAGACGAAGTGAAACGGAAGACCGATGCGCTCGAGGAGAGTGGCAAAGCGGTCAAAGATTTTATCGAGTCCACCCAGCGCTCCCTAGACGAGATGCAGAATCGGATGGACGAGCGATTCAAAGATGCAGTGGATCAACTGACACATATTCCTCAGATGCGACGCGAGGTTCAGGAACTTGAGCAGCGCGTAAAGCATTTGGAAAAGATGGTGCAACGGCTCGAGGGTAATCTGCGCGATGGGCAGCCGGTACGCCATGTGACAGCGAATGATCCATTCAAAGACCTGCCCTGA
- a CDS encoding zinc-ribbon domain-containing protein, with translation MVIECPKCSTTFQLPVERMSAKGSKVRCSKCSHTFRVRLTGEGEAEVFYKNEGVADPPTQDLSDLFEESVADSLDDVFPGVKGKPMPAEEDGFDPRSTMIGLPVSERKSKSAAPDYNPFPFASAMTPPPALEEPSIDLFDGEDPSVVSVAEEDPDPFAGAFQQASSIDDESAIPKQLPSRAHHGTPMGGPVAPLPKPKFDIESAPVPKAAPRMATLPEVPEPAEQHVDPNAMFGSAEDLVDPNFGHDSPSFDPNSGRVVAPPAAAQAPPQAVAPQRVAPAAAPNRPQDLQSSGPPKKAAVVDDLDFEPHRVGGGGFQKFSNFLFILLIAVACVLGFVAFKSGGVLDFARIDHMLEVGFQGKTFEARPEWIPEPVAPPVPEVPAIEVQDVFARLVPIGRRDQILVVSGVAFNSSDSEVSEAKIRVMITDETQKVLRESTVSAGRQIPFADISGAKSIEDLRGLSPDSAKPVGSNGVQPVQSIIFDVPQTVLDGGAFGVKVEVVSP, from the coding sequence ATGGTCATCGAGTGTCCAAAATGTAGTACGACGTTTCAGCTTCCGGTTGAGCGGATGTCTGCAAAAGGGTCGAAGGTTCGTTGCTCAAAATGCTCACATACCTTTCGGGTCCGCCTGACAGGGGAAGGAGAAGCTGAGGTTTTCTACAAGAATGAAGGCGTCGCGGATCCTCCAACTCAAGACCTCTCGGATTTGTTTGAGGAAAGTGTTGCAGATAGCCTCGACGACGTTTTTCCCGGAGTGAAGGGCAAGCCGATGCCAGCGGAGGAGGATGGGTTTGACCCTCGAAGTACCATGATTGGATTGCCTGTATCTGAGCGCAAGTCCAAGAGTGCTGCGCCCGACTACAATCCTTTCCCGTTCGCGTCCGCGATGACGCCACCTCCCGCGCTCGAAGAACCGAGCATCGACTTGTTCGACGGCGAGGATCCGTCCGTTGTTTCGGTGGCCGAGGAAGACCCTGATCCGTTCGCGGGCGCATTTCAGCAAGCTTCGAGTATTGATGATGAGAGTGCGATTCCGAAGCAGTTGCCTTCGAGAGCTCATCACGGAACTCCCATGGGAGGTCCTGTAGCACCGCTACCGAAACCGAAATTTGATATCGAGTCAGCTCCGGTTCCGAAGGCGGCGCCGAGAATGGCGACTCTCCCTGAGGTGCCTGAACCCGCTGAGCAACACGTCGATCCGAATGCTATGTTCGGGTCCGCCGAAGACTTGGTCGACCCGAACTTCGGGCACGACTCTCCTTCGTTTGACCCGAATTCGGGTAGGGTTGTGGCTCCACCTGCAGCGGCACAGGCCCCGCCTCAAGCTGTGGCTCCGCAAAGGGTTGCTCCGGCGGCAGCGCCGAATCGTCCACAGGACTTGCAGAGTTCTGGTCCGCCCAAGAAGGCAGCGGTGGTGGATGACCTCGACTTTGAGCCGCACCGCGTGGGTGGTGGTGGCTTCCAGAAGTTTTCGAACTTCCTCTTCATTCTGCTGATTGCAGTGGCCTGTGTGCTCGGTTTTGTGGCGTTTAAATCTGGCGGCGTTCTGGATTTCGCTCGGATCGACCACATGCTTGAGGTGGGCTTCCAGGGAAAGACGTTTGAAGCTCGCCCGGAGTGGATTCCAGAGCCGGTAGCGCCTCCAGTGCCTGAAGTTCCTGCGATTGAAGTGCAGGATGTCTTTGCCCGCCTCGTCCCGATCGGTCGCCGCGACCAGATCTTGGTAGTGAGCGGTGTGGCGTTCAACAGCTCGGACTCGGAAGTCAGCGAGGCCAAGATTCGCGTGATGATTACCGACGAGACCCAAAAAGTGCTGAGAGAATCCACGGTATCCGCAGGGCGTCAGATTCCCTTCGCAGATATCTCTGGGGCGAAGTCTATCGAGGACCTGCGCGGGCTTAGCCCGGACTCGGCAAAGCCCGTGGGCTCCAATGGGGTTCAGCCAGTTCAAAGCATCATCTTTGACGTTCCACAAACGGTGCTCGACGGGGGTGCATTTGGCGTTAAAGTTGAGGTCGTATCGCCTTGA
- a CDS encoding Flp family type IVb pilin yields the protein MTGKAKQMLKRFHSDESGVAMTEYIIVFSLISLGATISLLSTAVYVKGYRDFLVWWLAHPAV from the coding sequence ATGACTGGTAAAGCGAAACAAATGCTTAAACGCTTCCATAGCGACGAGTCGGGTGTTGCGATGACCGAGTACATCATTGTGTTCAGCTTGATTAGCTTGGGCGCAACCATCTCTCTCTTGAGTACGGCGGTGTACGTGAAAGGTTATCGAGATTTCCTGGTCTGGTGGTTAGCGCACCCAGCTGTTTGA
- a CDS encoding OmpA family protein yields MRRVIISGLAISTLFSLGCTTGATLRGRALEIQEINKDIHVRAYNCAPKHIAFAESNVEFGLYELGQGNFVRAREHLDLAEENARLADKLSDFEKCVDQSVAVVVEQKEVVELEPAPGDQDGDGILDDVDQCPLDPEDFDGYQDEDGCPDPDNDGDGILDINDLCPNVVEDKDGFQDEDGCPDFDNDLDGIADINDQCPIAAEDFDGFQDEDGCPDPDNDGDEIADLIDECPFEPETYNGHQDEDGCPDKEPKAKVDGGQIRLNESVFFKTAKSDILPQSYPLLNEVAQILKDNPSINIRVEGHTDNRGRAAYNKKLSDQRAASVRTYLIQQGVEPSRMTSVGFGLERPIDDNTTEAGRAANRRVEIHITSQ; encoded by the coding sequence ATGAGACGTGTGATCATCAGCGGGCTCGCCATTTCCACGCTCTTCTCCCTCGGCTGCACCACCGGTGCAACGCTTCGTGGACGAGCGCTGGAAATTCAAGAGATCAATAAAGACATCCACGTTCGGGCGTACAATTGCGCGCCGAAGCATATTGCATTTGCCGAGTCGAATGTTGAGTTCGGGCTTTATGAGCTCGGCCAGGGCAACTTCGTCCGCGCCCGTGAGCACTTGGACCTCGCCGAAGAAAATGCGAGATTGGCTGATAAACTCTCGGATTTCGAGAAGTGCGTCGACCAAAGCGTGGCCGTGGTGGTGGAACAGAAAGAAGTTGTTGAACTTGAACCAGCGCCTGGCGATCAGGACGGTGATGGCATCCTCGACGATGTCGATCAGTGCCCTCTCGATCCGGAAGACTTCGACGGATATCAAGACGAAGATGGTTGCCCAGACCCCGATAATGACGGTGACGGCATCCTCGATATCAACGATCTCTGCCCGAATGTCGTTGAAGATAAGGACGGCTTCCAAGATGAAGACGGATGTCCTGACTTCGACAATGACCTCGACGGAATCGCGGATATCAACGACCAGTGCCCAATCGCGGCCGAAGACTTCGATGGCTTCCAAGATGAAGACGGGTGTCCGGACCCCGATAATGATGGTGATGAAATCGCTGACCTTATCGACGAATGTCCGTTCGAACCTGAAACCTACAATGGCCATCAGGATGAGGATGGATGCCCTGACAAGGAGCCGAAAGCCAAAGTGGACGGCGGACAGATCCGACTCAATGAGAGCGTCTTCTTCAAGACCGCCAAGTCGGACATCCTTCCGCAGAGCTACCCGCTACTCAACGAAGTGGCGCAGATTCTCAAGGATAATCCGTCCATCAACATTCGAGTCGAAGGACACACGGATAACCGTGGGCGCGCAGCCTACAACAAGAAGCTCAGCGACCAACGTGCCGCAAGCGTCAGGACCTACCTCATCCAGCAGGGTGTGGAACCAAGCCGCATGACTTCCGTAGGCTTCGGTCTTGAGCGTCCGATCGATGATAATACGACGGAAGCCGGCAGAGCTGCCAACCGACGTGTTGAGATTCACATCACAAGCCAGTAA
- the mfd gene encoding transcription-repair coupling factor — MDIKPHEAREAYPIARLIESLESDQVAYTQASTRSLMVATLSDYSVKTQRPICVVAPSNDEAQALLRDFEIFVSGYADEDLVDTVLLYPEEEVGPYHLTSPDRRLALQRMTALWTLAQPAAPRILITTPGALMRKTLTAELVREHSALWKVGDVLTNEQIRAHLQACAYSEVPLVEDAGTFAIRGDIVDVYSPAHPHPIRMERWGDDVSELRSFDPQTQRTVTEVMAIHTFPIREEILTDAHVKHARDAIRVLGADLNYPSKRVSQMVQDLDARMHFAGIDALLPGFYEEMTGLAGHLRPNTTIVLMDRATGYEAASHLEALRHEEHAACLEESELVFPVESHYLSADAVFADLERFQRIEHGLRVIESVEDGVEVLEFSARTNADVVALRKRTGKVEETIQHLMPEIDQWRELYGRICFVCKTRGQVDRLVALLREYDEDPLVLEPPVDVSEPIPPPTGVIEIYQGNLADGFRSELLSLALISGQDLFGHRAGAAQKPSSPSILEHAAISHFRDLSIGDLVVHLDFGIGKYQGLVRLEVEGVSNEFLLIEYHGTDKLYLPIYRLSRIQKYIGSTEGVRVDKLGGQTWSKTKEKVKANIREIAADLLKLYAERELRKGFAFSPPDEHFREFEDAFPFDETPDQARAIEDVLADMCRPRPMDRLVCGDVGFGKTEVAIRAAMKAALDGRQTAVLVPTTILAEQHLVSFRKRCEPFGVRVEALSRFRSPKETKEIIDAAKAGKVDVLIGTHRLLSKSVEFRDLRLLIVDEEQRFGVAHKEKIKQLRTNLDCLTLTATPIPRTLQMSLLGIRDLSVIATPPHDRLPVRTHVAKFNDVLIREAIMRELNRGGQVFFVHNRVQTIPEIYEHLGKIVPEARVAIAHGQMDETKLEEVMVSYVQGDTNVLLASSIIESGLDIPNANTILINRADMFGLAQLYQLRGRVGRGKERAYAYMLVPARQKPTPDAEKRLEVIQTYTELGSGFQVATYDLEIRGAGNLLSDDQSGHVAAVGLDLYNELLEEAVAEIRGNVHESDVEPEVNIPLEASLPDTYIPATSLRLMFYKRFSLSRSLDELYETFGEMVDRFGEPPAEVLTLRDVIGIKVRLRHLKASRLDIGPSSVRIDLLPDTPIEPAKLLDFIQTTRGKLKLTPEMKLLYSLSPDESSKPLATCDDLLKTLEKFVP; from the coding sequence ATGGACATCAAACCCCACGAAGCCAGAGAAGCCTATCCGATCGCTCGCCTGATCGAGTCGCTTGAAAGTGATCAGGTGGCGTACACGCAAGCGTCGACACGCTCGTTGATGGTGGCCACGTTGAGCGATTATAGCGTCAAGACGCAGCGACCTATCTGTGTGGTCGCGCCGTCGAATGACGAGGCGCAGGCGTTGCTTCGCGATTTTGAGATCTTTGTCAGTGGTTATGCGGATGAGGATTTGGTGGACACCGTGCTCCTCTATCCAGAGGAAGAAGTGGGCCCCTACCACCTCACGAGCCCAGACCGGCGCCTGGCCCTTCAACGCATGACCGCGCTCTGGACGCTCGCACAGCCGGCAGCGCCTCGCATCCTGATCACGACTCCGGGCGCCTTGATGCGAAAGACTCTGACGGCAGAACTCGTCCGTGAGCATTCTGCGCTTTGGAAAGTCGGCGATGTCCTGACCAACGAGCAGATTCGTGCGCACCTTCAAGCCTGCGCCTACTCGGAGGTTCCTCTGGTTGAGGACGCCGGCACCTTCGCGATTCGTGGCGATATCGTGGATGTTTACTCACCTGCACATCCCCACCCGATTCGTATGGAGCGCTGGGGCGATGACGTAAGTGAGCTGCGTAGTTTTGATCCTCAAACACAGCGCACAGTCACGGAGGTCATGGCGATCCACACCTTCCCGATTCGGGAGGAGATCCTTACGGATGCTCATGTCAAACACGCTCGTGATGCGATTCGAGTGCTTGGGGCCGACCTGAACTATCCGTCAAAACGGGTCTCGCAGATGGTCCAAGATCTGGATGCGCGCATGCATTTTGCGGGGATCGATGCGCTGCTCCCTGGGTTCTACGAGGAGATGACCGGGCTCGCCGGACACCTGAGGCCGAACACAACAATTGTGCTGATGGACCGCGCTACCGGCTATGAAGCGGCTTCGCATCTTGAGGCGTTGCGCCATGAAGAACATGCGGCCTGCCTTGAAGAGTCTGAATTGGTGTTCCCGGTGGAGTCTCACTACTTGAGCGCCGATGCCGTGTTTGCAGACCTTGAGCGTTTTCAACGCATAGAACATGGACTTCGGGTCATCGAGTCGGTGGAAGACGGTGTGGAGGTCCTTGAGTTCTCGGCTCGGACAAACGCCGATGTGGTCGCGCTTCGAAAGCGCACCGGGAAGGTGGAGGAGACGATTCAGCACCTCATGCCGGAGATCGACCAATGGCGGGAGCTCTACGGTCGTATTTGCTTTGTGTGCAAGACGCGAGGGCAGGTCGACAGGCTAGTCGCGCTCTTGCGAGAGTACGACGAAGATCCGCTGGTGCTCGAACCTCCGGTGGATGTGAGCGAGCCGATTCCTCCGCCGACAGGCGTGATCGAGATCTATCAAGGCAATCTCGCAGACGGCTTTCGCTCCGAGCTCTTGAGCCTCGCCCTGATTTCCGGGCAGGACCTCTTTGGTCATAGGGCTGGCGCCGCGCAAAAGCCATCGAGCCCTTCAATACTCGAGCACGCTGCGATCAGTCACTTCCGCGACTTGAGTATTGGCGACCTCGTGGTGCACCTCGACTTTGGAATCGGGAAGTATCAGGGGCTTGTCCGCCTTGAGGTCGAAGGTGTTTCGAACGAATTCCTTCTCATTGAATACCACGGGACCGATAAGCTCTACCTTCCGATCTACCGCCTGAGCCGGATTCAAAAGTACATCGGATCTACCGAGGGCGTGCGGGTCGATAAACTCGGCGGCCAGACGTGGTCGAAGACCAAGGAGAAGGTCAAAGCCAATATTCGTGAGATCGCGGCTGATCTCCTGAAGCTCTACGCCGAGCGCGAGCTTCGCAAAGGTTTTGCGTTCTCGCCTCCGGACGAGCATTTCCGCGAGTTTGAGGACGCGTTTCCCTTTGATGAAACGCCCGACCAGGCGCGTGCGATCGAAGACGTACTGGCCGATATGTGTCGTCCGCGACCCATGGATAGGCTGGTTTGTGGGGACGTGGGCTTTGGTAAGACCGAGGTCGCGATCCGGGCAGCGATGAAGGCGGCTCTGGACGGGCGTCAGACCGCCGTGCTCGTGCCGACGACCATTCTAGCGGAACAGCACCTCGTCTCGTTTAGAAAGCGATGTGAGCCCTTCGGTGTACGCGTGGAGGCCTTGAGCCGCTTCAGGTCGCCCAAAGAGACGAAGGAGATCATTGACGCCGCCAAGGCCGGCAAGGTTGATGTCTTGATCGGTACGCACCGACTCTTGTCCAAGTCGGTGGAGTTTCGCGACCTGCGACTTCTGATTGTGGATGAAGAGCAGCGATTCGGAGTGGCGCATAAAGAGAAGATCAAACAATTGCGAACAAACCTGGATTGTTTGACGCTCACTGCCACCCCGATTCCGCGAACCCTACAGATGAGCCTGCTTGGGATCCGAGACCTTTCGGTCATTGCGACGCCTCCACACGATCGTCTGCCCGTCAGAACGCATGTCGCGAAGTTCAACGACGTGCTCATACGTGAAGCCATCATGCGCGAGCTCAATCGCGGCGGTCAGGTCTTCTTTGTCCACAATCGTGTTCAAACGATTCCTGAAATCTATGAGCACCTGGGCAAAATTGTGCCTGAGGCTCGGGTGGCGATTGCGCACGGCCAGATGGACGAGACCAAGCTTGAAGAAGTCATGGTTTCGTATGTTCAGGGCGATACCAACGTGCTCTTGGCTTCGAGTATCATCGAGTCGGGTTTGGATATACCAAATGCCAATACCATCCTTATCAATCGCGCCGATATGTTCGGGCTCGCGCAGCTCTATCAGCTGCGTGGACGTGTGGGTCGTGGCAAGGAGCGTGCGTACGCTTACATGTTGGTGCCGGCGAGGCAGAAGCCTACGCCTGATGCTGAGAAACGCCTCGAGGTGATCCAGACCTATACTGAGCTCGGAAGTGGTTTCCAGGTGGCCACCTACGACCTTGAGATTCGTGGTGCCGGCAATCTTCTAAGCGATGACCAGAGCGGGCACGTGGCCGCCGTGGGGCTCGACCTCTACAACGAACTTCTGGAAGAGGCCGTGGCCGAGATTCGAGGGAACGTGCACGAGAGCGATGTGGAGCCCGAGGTCAATATTCCTCTCGAAGCCTCGCTTCCCGATACGTATATTCCGGCTACGTCGTTGCGCCTGATGTTCTACAAGCGCTTCTCGCTCTCGCGTTCACTCGATGAGCTCTACGAGACCTTCGGTGAGATGGTCGACCGTTTTGGCGAGCCTCCGGCAGAGGTCTTGACGCTGCGAGATGTGATTGGAATCAAGGTGCGCCTGAGGCATCTCAAGGCTTCTCGCCTCGATATCGGACCTTCGTCCGTCAGGATCGATCTTTTGCCGGACACGCCTATTGAGCCAGCAAAGTTGTTGGACTTTATTCAGACTACGCGTGGCAAACTCAAGCTTACGCCTGAGATGAAGCTCCTTTACAGCTTGTCGCCGGATGAGAGCTCTAAGCCACTAGCCACATGCGATGACTTGCTCAAAACTTTGGAGAAGTTCGTTCCCTAA
- a CDS encoding cellulose synthase family protein yields the protein MVDQGYSWIHLAILGGYFLMLGLLAFYGSHRYLMVYLYKKYVGNDPEPAGFFDPSDLPKVTIQLPLFNERYVCERLIEAVAAIEYPHDKLEIQVLDDSTDDTTDICRKAVALLRARGIPITHIHRVDRTGYKAGALAEGLKTATGELVAIFDADFLPEPDFLLKSVHHFWDPKVGMVQARWAHLNRDYSLLTRAQAVLLDGHFVIEHTARNRSGRFFNFNGTAGIWRREAIDEAGGWDHDTLTEDLDLSYRAQLKGWRFIFLRDLAVPSELPVDMSALKSQQHRWAKGSLQTARKLLPTILRSPLPFKIKLEAFYHLTANIAYLLLVVLALLMPIATVIRLHEGWWITLFVDLPIFLGATFSICVFYWTSQRELGRGRLETLKLLPAVMALGIGISLNNSKAVIEGIIGHQSPFVRTPKYNITSGEAWTTRVYLKPGNLLSLLEFAFAAWFTLSIFFVILFEPGGLFSLPFLLLFQAGFLYVAMTSLMHTIKSLRARRILRLSAELEA from the coding sequence ATGGTTGACCAGGGATATTCGTGGATCCATTTAGCGATCCTGGGCGGATATTTTTTGATGTTGGGGTTGCTCGCGTTTTACGGGTCACACCGCTATCTCATGGTCTACCTTTACAAGAAGTACGTTGGAAACGACCCGGAGCCGGCCGGCTTCTTTGACCCGTCAGACCTCCCGAAAGTCACGATACAACTGCCTCTTTTCAACGAACGCTACGTGTGTGAACGGCTCATCGAAGCCGTTGCCGCGATCGAATACCCACACGACAAGCTCGAGATTCAGGTGCTCGACGATTCAACCGACGACACCACGGACATTTGCCGAAAGGCGGTCGCGCTGCTCAGGGCCCGCGGCATCCCAATCACCCATATCCACCGCGTCGACCGCACCGGATACAAGGCAGGCGCACTCGCGGAAGGCCTCAAGACCGCAACCGGAGAGCTGGTCGCCATCTTTGACGCAGACTTTCTTCCAGAACCCGACTTCCTGCTCAAGAGTGTCCACCATTTCTGGGACCCTAAAGTCGGCATGGTTCAGGCCCGTTGGGCTCACCTTAACCGTGACTATAGCTTGCTTACACGGGCCCAAGCCGTGCTCTTGGACGGCCATTTCGTGATCGAACACACCGCACGAAACCGCTCCGGGCGCTTCTTCAACTTCAACGGAACTGCAGGAATATGGAGGCGCGAAGCCATCGACGAAGCCGGAGGATGGGACCACGACACGCTGACCGAAGACCTCGACCTTTCGTACCGCGCACAACTCAAAGGGTGGAGATTCATCTTCCTTAGAGATTTGGCGGTCCCAAGCGAGCTCCCAGTGGACATGTCGGCGCTAAAATCCCAGCAGCATCGCTGGGCAAAAGGCTCGCTTCAAACGGCTCGAAAACTTCTTCCAACCATTCTTAGAAGCCCCCTTCCCTTCAAGATCAAACTTGAGGCCTTCTATCACCTCACTGCAAATATCGCCTATCTCTTGCTGGTCGTACTCGCCCTCTTGATGCCGATTGCCACAGTTATCCGACTCCACGAAGGCTGGTGGATTACACTCTTTGTGGACCTGCCGATTTTCCTGGGCGCCACATTCTCAATTTGTGTCTTCTACTGGACCTCACAGCGTGAGCTTGGCCGCGGCCGCCTCGAGACGCTCAAGCTCCTCCCGGCCGTCATGGCTCTCGGTATCGGCATCTCACTCAATAACTCCAAGGCCGTTATCGAGGGCATCATCGGACATCAAAGCCCATTCGTACGCACCCCAAAGTACAACATCACTTCCGGAGAGGCTTGGACTACGCGGGTCTATCTCAAGCCTGGGAATCTCTTGAGTCTTTTGGAATTCGCCTTTGCCGCATGGTTCACGCTATCGATCTTTTTTGTGATCCTCTTTGAGCCCGGCGGACTCTTCAGCCTGCCGTTTCTGCTCCTCTTCCAGGCGGGCTTCCTTTACGTGGCCATGACGAGCCTGATGCACACCATCAAATCGCTTCGGGCGCGCCGAATCCTAAGACTCAGCGCCGAGCTCGAGGCGTGA
- a CDS encoding DUF4398 domain-containing protein, which yields MRNSSKVWWTRSALCCLGGLTFVLSACGPVQSTQRVSEAAVALERARVAEADQKAPYEYYSAKFYLHKSREEWGYSDFEASYDYATEAKRAAEAALLKAKEDPWAGSPVNPKIKPVTMRDTGRREGNPAKDPVLAEMPEPNEVLEGGEQ from the coding sequence ATGAGAAATTCCTCGAAGGTGTGGTGGACTCGTTCAGCACTATGCTGTCTGGGCGGATTAACTTTCGTGTTGAGTGCGTGTGGACCCGTTCAGTCCACACAAAGAGTTAGTGAAGCAGCGGTTGCGCTAGAGCGTGCTCGTGTGGCTGAGGCTGACCAAAAAGCGCCTTACGAATATTATAGTGCCAAGTTCTATCTGCATAAGTCGCGTGAAGAATGGGGTTATTCGGATTTCGAAGCCTCGTATGACTACGCGACGGAGGCCAAGAGAGCTGCGGAAGCCGCACTTTTGAAGGCCAAAGAGGATCCCTGGGCCGGCTCTCCAGTCAATCCCAAGATCAAGCCCGTCACCATGCGTGATACCGGTCGACGCGAAGGAAATCCTGCAAAGGATCCTGTACTCGCTGAAATGCCTGAACCCAATGAAGTACTTGAGGGAGGCGAACAATGA